One part of the Vanessa cardui chromosome 2, ilVanCard2.1, whole genome shotgun sequence genome encodes these proteins:
- the LOC124539066 gene encoding exostosin-3 produces the protein MFLHERICLWLGQLKLSRVIFMVSVILFVVPLVTHYYLSKYESTSMSLGSNSMRHTLEALGDLSTMNVVDLKIRIEEMLRIKASVSTELRELEERRGKLQKEAAAASAKADSVKAEYARATAELQRLRVSADQARLAQLEAIRRDSPELAPPTQILPAKPPPILPPISLSSEGHCRMHSCFDHSRCSLTSGFPIYFYDPDIHNPLAGAEVDGFLKTTLRQTLTYNSHLTQNPNEACVYLVLVGEGFPLDKSPSSTADTFKLLLNETAIKSLPYWGGDGRNHVLLNLARRELSVGSGDAFHTASTGRAMIAQSTFTLQQFRPGFDIVMPPALGPPGGDVWADCAPLAPARRKYILSFQGSQTPAPSGMDKDDDRNLIESLQKAAKSAPSSDVFFLQFECDPPIERRAVIPIGDWALCGTDRSRRAILRDSTFGLILAPADSNYASTALLQARLYEALRSGAIPVVLGGDRIRLPYDEVLDWRRATILLPKARVTELHFLLRALSDADLLAFRRQGRVLWERYLSSVQSSMDSLLATIRMRLNIPARPATAITGSPAFNDSYYPPKLEPPAVDTEPEETLGPLEAPYPSPAYRRNYSLSLLHGYELWNEWGEPFALYPQLPWDPPVTSEARFMGSAAGFRPIGAGAGGSGKEFSEALGGDRAREQFTIVILTYEREAVLAAALARLRGLPYLNKVVVVWNGAHAPAASQAWPEAGAPVAVVRAPRNSLNNRFLPYHVIDTEAVLCVDDDAHLRHDEIVFAFRVWREHRDRIVGFPGRYHAWDLNFNNGFLYNSNYSCELSMVLTGAAFVHRYYLWAYWRALPHAVRDYVDEYMNCEDIAMNFLVAHLTRKPPVKVTSRWTFRCPGCPVTLSADETHFHERHKCIQFFSQVMGYTPLLSTQYRADSVLFKTRIPHDKQKCFKFI, from the exons atgtttcttCACGAAAGAATTTGCCTATGGCTAGGTCAGTTAAAACTATCTAGGGTAATTTTTATGGTATCAGTGATATTATTCGTCGTGCCTTTAGTAACACACTACTATTTGTCTAAG TATGAATCAACATCCATGTCATTGGGTTCGAATAGCATGCGACACACTTTGGAAGCCCTCGGCGATTTGTCTACGATGAATGTAGTTGATCTTAAGATAAGAATTGAAGAAATGTTGAGAATAAAG GCTTCGGTATCAACTGAGTTGAGAGAATTGGAAGAACGACGAGGAAAATTACAAAAAGAAGCCGCAGCAGCGAGCGCTAAAGCGGACAGCGTCAAGGCTGAGTACGCGCGGGCAACGGCCGAACTGCAAAGACTGCGCGTCTCAGCTGACCAGGCGCGCCTCGCGCAGTTGGAAGCAATACGACGGGATTCCCCTGAACTTGCCCCTCCTACACAAATTCTTCCCGCGAAGCCTCCGCCGATTCTGCCGCCTATCAGCTTAAGTTCCGAAGGGCATTGTCGTATGCATTCCTGCTTTGATCATTCACGTTGTTCCTTAACGTCCGGTTTTCCAATATATTTCTATGATCCTGATATCCATAACCCGCTCGCTGGCGCTGAGGTTGATGGATTTCTGAAAACAACTTTACGTCAAACACTTACCTACAATTCACATCTAACGCAAAACCCAAACGAGGCGTGTGTTTATCTCGTTCTTGTGGGAGAAGGTTTTCCTCTCGACAAAAGTCCCtc tTCTACGGCAGACACATTTAAGCTGCTGTTGAATGAGACGGCTATTAAAAGCTTACCATACTGGGGAGGAGATGGTCGTAACCATGTTTTGCTAAACTTGGCGCGTCGTGAGTTGTCCGTTGGGTCCGGAGATGCATTCCACACCGCGTCGACGGGGAGAGCGATGATCGCTCAATCCACGTTTACCTTACAACAGTTTCGACCGGGCTTCGATATCGTAATGCCGCCGGCTCTCGGGCCCCCCGGAGGAGACGTCTGGGCGGACTGCGCTCCTCTAGCGCCAGCGAGACGTAAATACATACTGAG TTTTCAGGGCTCACAGACGCCAGCACCGTCGGGAATGGATAAAGACGATGATAGAAATCTAATCGAATCTCTCCAAAAGGCAGCGAAATCAGCGCCATCTTCGGATGTATTTTTCTTACAGTTTGAGTGCGATCCGCCCATAGAGAGGCGAGCGGTTATACCGATAGGGGACTGGGCGCTCTGCGGTACTGATCGCTCGCGACGAGCCATTTTACGCGATTCCACATTTGGTTTGATACTTGCTCCAGCTGATAGTAATTACGCTAGCACAGCGCTTTTGCAAGCGAGATTATATGAGGCGCTACGATCGGGTGCTATTCCGGTTGTCCTCGGTGGGGACCGGATTCGTCTTCCGTACGACGAGGTACTAGATTGGAGAAGAGCGACTATTTTATTGCCGAAGGCTCGTGTAACCGAGTTGCATTTCCTCCTCCGAGCGCTGTCTGATGCAGATTTGTTGGCGTTTCGGAGACAGGGCCGCGTATTGTGGGAGCGGTATTTGAGTTCGGTGCAATCGAGTATGGATTCGTTACTTGCGACGATAAGGATGCGCTTGAACATACCGGCCCGCCCGGCGACAGCAATTACGGGTTCACCTGCGTTCAACGACTCGTACTATCCGCCGAAACTGGAGCCGCCCGCCGTGGACACTGAGCCGGAAGAAACTCTCGGACCGCTAGAAGCGCCTTACCCCAGTCCAGCATATCGGCGGAACTATTCGCTGTCTCTGCTACATGGATATGAGTTGTGGAACGAATGGGGCGAACCGTTTGCTCTGTACCCACAGCTGCCATGGGACCCCCCAGTGACGTCCGAAGCTAGGTTCATGGGTTCAGCGGCCGGGTTCAGACCCATCGGCGCCGGCGCAGGTGGTTCCGGCAAGGAGTTCAGCGAGGCTCTGGGCGGCGATCGGGCACGAGAACAGTTTACAATAGTCATTTTGACTTATGAACGGGAAGCAGTTCTAGCTGCGGCTTTAGCGAGATTACGGGGCTTACCGTATTTGAAtaag GTTGTGGTTGTGTGGAACGGCGCGCACGCTCCGGCGGCGTCGCAGGCGTGGCCGGAGGCGGGCGCGCCCGTGGCCGTGGTGCGCGCGCCGCGCAACTCGCTCAACAACCGCTTCCTGCCCTACCACGTCATCGACACCGAGGCCGTGCTCTGCGTCGACGACGACGCGCATCTGCGACACGACGAAATCGTCTTCGCATTCAG AGTATGGCGGGAACATCGAGATCGCATCGTCGGCTTTCCTGGGAGATATCACGCCTGGGAtcttaatttcaataatggcTTCCTTTACAATTCAAACTACag CTGCGAGCTAAGCATGGTGCTGACGGGCGCGGCGTTCGTGCACCGCTACTACCTGTGGGCGTACTGGCGCGCGCTGCCGCACGCCGTGCGCGACTACGTCGACGAGTACATGAACTGCGAGGACATCGCCATGAACTTCCTCGTCGCGCACCTCACCCGCAAGCCGCCCGTCAAG GTGACGTCACGCTGGACTTTCCGCTGCCCGGGCTGCCCCGTCACGCTGTCCGCTGACGAAACGCATTTCCATGAAAGGCATAAATGTATACAGTTTTTCTCACAG gtGATGGGCTACACACCTCTTCTATCGACGCAGTATCGCGCTGATTCCGTGCTATTCAAAACGAGAATACCTCACGATAAACAgaagtgttttaaatttatataa
- the LOC124539250 gene encoding zinc finger protein 845-like, translating to MADDIDIEEHDVMENPMIKQIFPDLSILKKEILDYDDDIQHELKSFYTSENKLYRNINKNKLTGKFSKTRRTKPKNNISPKKIKMQLISEVRIHLKNIRPELLRSKKFCKICLILFSKTESFSDHQLSYHYDIDDGKDTSHKQYNSQSSIGKRKECQVYMNTDNVGKHQSNTDLVRNMNEKKLEKPNRINEVDVMVELNDPKDKSNDSNFAKACFHCSVVFPSRQSLIDHLYEILNNKNSKSQITQHTSERDIIRKNYEILQSAKDHQKVNKEGDLQTSNLYCCPICSYYFNVKKFYVGHLLIKHKLSKKVPIKSVDFSSKCKFCDLNYNDVLSYNTHLRKSHRNEMIKKYNNELFLIKNKDFQKSTNSRKPKSINKSSQNMNDKLLMNGVNEVCILASKVFLFKCVNCEIHFLTPDSAKNHSECVVSNNWKCLKCQNSFKRNEKNLHMKQHSYSNYFSVVEVNGDGQDEMYPCHKSDEDIKKDNCTNHLPSSESQTSIPIRKYTTHYYFCSACKSYLPIHGNVEIHRKLNCVNIKKYFCEFCGLMFSGRLLTVHRKLHLKYNSKLQDFTFYNLSSKQILPIKPSFPKCISCEIHFIYKHEVDSHVCEKSIHSTCPDCKMKFSDSAYTLHEQFHRYELKETDVNLVFKLPEVMEDGPKHNCGDKIQYLFTCKNCDVSMNVYDEVVEHCHSHANLNKIDFKVDEVKCKICNVTFFRSSFKQHQSLHLIHTKHQLKYLSFDVLHFNSNNDEWLAHLFGSFDKNTINKIIENSIYKYENRVRMEIIQLGTNAFTFFKCNKCKCYVNSSSIYKHVESCSIGSDKFYCKTCNIPFANVNSKIEHEKDHADFRFDLSSTTIVTFNRKEDKVYNKNISRIKYYVLYQCRYCHEALEGKPNFISHKCYSHKCKNCNICGLLISEKDYVRHLYKHKVLNSFNRKVMKVVLIGNKFLNKDETRANSLMSKFTGMVCDYTFYKCVNCDVCIRDQRSTLRHYCLIDAAKSKCPRCGLSFDEGKFKGHLKLHDTDPDFTKDTILVKEFGCNKPIIEELCVSANIKTEPNDFANEIVSPNAVVERTNEINDFIPSSDLVFKIYKCFCGLHFLNELEISEHIKKCSGFIKTKQSRQDCFKCGLTFTQSVLFKHLLEHHGGKKTFKYEIIECSNNFVPVF from the exons ATGGCAGATGATATTGATATAGAGGAGCATGATGTTATGGAAAATCCAATGATAAAACAGATTTTTCCAGATTTATCCAtacttaaaaaagaaatattagatTATGATGAtg ATATTCAACATGAATTGAAGTCTTTTTACACATcagaaaataaattgtacagaaatataaataagaataaactcaCAGGAAAATTTTCGAAAACAAGAAGAACtaaaccaaaaaataatatatcacctaaaaaaattaaaatgcaattaatATCAGAAGTTCgaattcatttgaaaaatattaggcCTGAACTATTAAGAAGCAAAAAATTCTGCAAAATATGCCTAATACTTTTTTCTAAAACAGAAAGCTTTAGTGATCATCAATTGTCGTATCATTATGATATAGACGATGGAAAAGACACGTCTCATAAACAATACAATTCACAAAGTAGCATTGGAAAACGAAAAGAATGTCAAGTATATATGAACACAGATAATGTAGGAAAACATCAAAGCAATACAGAtcttgtaagaaatatgaatgaaaagAAGCTTGAAAAACCAAATAGGATTAATGAAGTTGATGTAATGGTTGAACTGAATGACCCTAAAGATAAAAGTAATGATAGCAATTTTGCTAAAGCATGCTTTCATTGTAGTGTCGTATTTCCATCTCGACAATCCTTAATAGATCACTTGTatgaaatactaaataataagaACAGTAAATCACAAATCACACAACACACAAGTGAAAGAGATATCATTcggaaaaattatgaaattttacaaaGTGCAAAAGATCATCAGAAAGTAAATAAAGAAGGCGATTTACAAACGAGTAATTTATACTGTTGCCCAATCTGCTCATACTATTTCAATGTGAAAAAGTTCTACGTGGGACATTTATTGATTAAACataaattgagtaaaaaagttCCAATAAAATCCGTGGATTTCAGTtcgaaatgtaaattttgtGACTTAAATTATAACGATGTTCTATCATATAACACGCATTTACGTAAAAGTCATagaaatgaaatgataaaaaaatataacaatgaattgtttttgattaaaaataaagattttcagAAATCAACAAACAGTAGAAAACCAAAGAGTATTAATAAAAGTTCACAAAATATGAATGATAAATTACTTATGAATGGAGTCAATGAAGTTTGTATATTGGCTTcaaaagtatttctttttaaatgcgTTAATTGTGAGATACATTTTTTAACGCCTGATTCTGCTAAAAACCATTCTGAGTGCGTAGTATCTAACAACTGGAAATGCTTAAAATGTCAAAATAGTTTTAAACGAAACGAAAAAAATCTCCATATGAAACAACACAGTTATTCTAATTACTTTAGTGTGGTAGAAGTAAATGGTGACGGTCAAGATGAAATGTATCCATGTCATAAAAGTGATGAGGATATTAAGAAAGATAACTGTACAAATCACCTGCCTAGTAGCGAATCTCAAACCTCAATTCCAATAAGGAAATATACTACGCATTATTACTTTTGCTCTGCTTGTAAATCTTACCTACCAATACACGGTAACGTCGAAATTCATCGTAAATTGAattgtgttaatattaaaaagtacttTTGCGAGTTCTGTGGTCTCATGTTTAGTGGAAGACTTTTAACGGTACATAGAAAGTTACACCTGAAATATAATTCGAAATTGCAagattttacattttacaatttaagtTCCAAACAAATATTACCTATAAAACCTAGTTTTCCAAAATGCATATCCTGCGAAATCCATTTCATCTATAAACATGAAGTTGACAGTCATGTATGCGAAAAAAGTATTCATTCTACATGCCCtgattgtaaaatgaaattctCGGATTCAGCTTACACGTTACATGAACAGTTTCATCGTTACGAATTAAAAGAAACTGATGTTAATCTAGTCTTTAAGTTACCCGAGGTAATGGAAGATGGTCCAAAACATAATTGTGGCGATAAAATTCAATACCTTTTCACTTGTAAAAATTGTGACGTATCTATGAATGTCTATGATGAAGTTGTAGAACATTGTCATTCTCATgctaatcttaataaaatagattttaaagtaGATGaggttaaatgtaaaatatgtaatgtcACTTTCTTTAGGTCGAGCTTTAAACAACACCaaagtttacatttaattcatacaAAGCATCAACTTAAGTATTTGTCATTTGATGTATTacatttcaattcaaataatgATGAGTGGCTGGCACACTTATTTGGTTCGTtcgataaaaatacaataaataaaattatagaaaattctatatacaaatatgagaATCGAGTAAGAATGGAGATTATACAACTTGGTACAAACGCATTCACATTTTTCAAATGCAACAAATGTAAGTGCTATGTAAATAGTAGTTCTATTTACAAACACGTAGAAAGCTGCAGTATAGGCtctgataaattttattgtaaaacatgtAATATACCATTTGCAAATGTAAATTCTAAAATTGAACATGAAAAAGATCATGCCGATTTTAGATTTGATTTGTCATCGACTACAATTGTTACTTTCAATCGAAAAGAagataaagtttataataaaaatatatcaaggataaaatattatgttttataccaATGTAGATATTGCCATGAGGCTCTTGAAGGGAAACCAAATTTCATTAGCCACAAGTGTTACTCCCACAAATGTAAAAACTGTAATATATGCGGATTACTTATCAGTGAAAAAGATTACGTTagacatttatataaacataaagtatTGAATAGTTTCAATAGAAAGGTTATGAAAGTCGTTTTGATtggtaataaatttttaaataaggatGAGACGAGAGCAAATAGCCTCATGTCCAAATTTACCGGGATGGTATGCGATTATACATTTTACAAGTGTGTTAACTGTGACGTTTGCATTAGAGATCAACGTAGTACACTTCGACACTACTGTTTAATAGACGCTGCTAAGTCCAAGTGTCCTCGTTGTGGCTTGAGTTTCGATGAAGGAAAGTTCAAAGGTCATCTGAAATTGCACGATACTGATCCGGACTTTACAAAAGATACAATACTGGTTAAAGAATTTGGATGCAATAAACCAATAATCGAAGAACTTTGTGTATCTGCGAACATTAAAACAGAACCAAACGATTTTGCGAATGAAATAGTCTCCCCGAATGCCGTTGTTGAACGAACTAATGAAATAAATGACTTCATTCCATCATCagatttagtatttaaaatttataaatgtttttgcgGTCTACACTTTTTGAACGAACTAGAAATAAGCGAGCATATTAAGAAGTGTTCCGGTTTTATTAAGACTAAACAGAGTCGACAAGATTGTTTCAAGTGTGGACTTACGTTTACTCagagtgttttatttaaacatttattggaACATCATGGGGGTAAAAAgacatttaaatatgaaattattgaatGTTCCAATAATTTTGTACCTGTATTCTAG